A stretch of the Sulfurospirillum sp. UCH001 genome encodes the following:
- a CDS encoding YcaO-like family protein: MNILSKNASLEDSILKMQAILNDLDSGLKFASEKHPLKNCYSVNLASTEAPNHIYSNGKGTLSLASKASALGEYIERLQTNNFFIDFHLPNRTYYPDQKVFEFGGAYLNDTLHTIYNTSNEMSHEDWVDFNSDYTDKVVALPFQSVFGKEEVYIPLNILSNLYVSNGLASGNTADEAKVQALSEIFERHAKLEIIKNGYALPKYPEEIIASFPKLHADLVELRNAGFIVEILDASLGGKFPVTAISLINPRNGTLFVSFGAHPILEVSLERTMSELMQGRGVENLDAFEMPTFNMSLVGDSFNLEAHFIDSNGKMGFPFLSATKSFEYVPWKYQGDGSDDEYAFLCNIVKSMDKEIYLREYTYLNFYSCQMIIPSISEVYPIEDMVYQNRNSGKFIRHAVLNFKEEDHETLLETIEPLEDSLNMEKYIGVIFEQNFQMIDLKAQIHLLLENYEEAQSLLALSENPMSKLLSEIIHLRDQEHLWSEYESAFEDIFGKENVTHALNILDGKAYFIDVSLHPHYVNMLDLYDRLEVKKSALVA; this comes from the coding sequence ATGAATATACTCTCTAAAAATGCGTCACTTGAAGATTCTATTTTAAAAATGCAGGCTATTTTAAACGATCTTGACAGTGGACTAAAATTTGCCAGCGAAAAGCATCCACTGAAAAACTGTTACTCTGTAAATCTTGCATCAACTGAGGCGCCTAATCACATCTATTCAAACGGCAAAGGCACACTTTCTCTTGCTTCAAAAGCCAGCGCGCTTGGAGAGTACATCGAAAGACTTCAAACCAACAACTTTTTCATCGACTTTCACCTTCCAAACCGTACCTATTACCCTGATCAAAAAGTATTTGAATTTGGCGGAGCATACCTCAACGACACGTTACACACCATTTATAATACATCTAATGAGATGAGTCATGAAGACTGGGTCGATTTTAACAGTGACTATACGGATAAAGTCGTTGCTCTTCCTTTTCAAAGCGTGTTTGGCAAAGAAGAAGTTTACATTCCACTCAATATCTTAAGCAACCTATATGTAAGTAACGGCTTAGCAAGCGGTAATACAGCTGATGAAGCTAAAGTGCAAGCTTTGAGTGAGATTTTTGAGCGTCATGCAAAACTGGAAATCATCAAAAACGGTTACGCACTTCCAAAGTATCCAGAGGAGATCATTGCCTCATTTCCAAAACTTCATGCTGATTTGGTTGAGCTTAGAAATGCGGGATTCATCGTTGAAATTCTCGATGCCTCGTTGGGTGGGAAGTTCCCAGTAACTGCTATCTCGCTTATCAACCCACGTAATGGCACACTCTTTGTCTCCTTTGGCGCTCATCCTATTTTAGAAGTTTCTTTAGAGCGTACCATGAGTGAGCTGATGCAAGGGCGAGGTGTTGAAAACCTTGATGCGTTTGAGATGCCAACATTTAATATGAGCCTTGTGGGTGACAGCTTCAACCTTGAAGCACACTTCATCGACTCCAACGGCAAAATGGGTTTTCCTTTTTTAAGTGCTACTAAAAGTTTTGAGTATGTGCCTTGGAAGTATCAAGGAGATGGAAGTGACGATGAATACGCCTTTTTATGTAACATCGTAAAGTCTATGGATAAAGAGATTTATCTAAGAGAATATACCTACCTTAACTTTTACTCATGCCAAATGATCATTCCTAGCATATCCGAGGTGTATCCTATCGAAGATATGGTTTATCAAAATCGAAACAGCGGTAAATTTATACGTCATGCGGTATTGAACTTTAAAGAAGAAGACCACGAAACATTGCTTGAAACCATCGAGCCTTTGGAAGATTCGCTCAATATGGAAAAATATATCGGTGTTATTTTTGAGCAAAACTTTCAGATGATAGACCTCAAAGCACAAATTCATTTACTGTTGGAGAATTATGAAGAGGCACAAAGTCTTTTAGCATTGAGTGAAAATCCAATGAGTAAGCTTCTCAGTGAGATCATTCATTTAAGAGACCAAGAACATCTTTGGAGTGAATACGAAAGTGCTTTTGAAGATATTTTTGGCAAAGAAAATGTAACACACGCACTCAATATATTAGATGGGAAAGCCTACTTTATCGATGTAAGTCTACATCCTCACTATGTCAATATGTTAGATCTCTACGATAGACTCGAAGTTAAAAAAAGCGCACTTGTCGCATAA
- a CDS encoding cache domain-containing protein — protein MKIIKESNISNIIIFSTIFIISSLMLFNGYFFITKQYEILQAQIEDSKKTFVESKRNVLKREVDAIIEFIEFKKNRTNLADPKAVEAMKREVYDWIRHIRYGGQEHNYIFVYQVERMSGGDKFAKMLINPNRPDLEGEYISDAYTDENGKAFRKIFLQDIHEKGYSFVDYIYKKPDSPIIRPKVSYFKLYKEWNLIIAAGAYTDDIDKEIDIAKADFKKKMKLEVTSAVIIFLLFAFIANTFAVMLGKRIERFLNNYHRQVQQKTLELENLNRTLESRVIEEIKKNREQEQLLIQKSKFIALGEMISNIAHQWRQPLSQLSALLMTLKLKYNMDKLDKTAMEIKCIEAENIVEYMSHTIDDFRNFFMPNKDKKTFSIQTSIDEVLRIIGMSITNQEIAIEVNILHDEYIVGYKNEYEQVILNLLSNAKDAIIASGKKGAKITISLESDETNVRLIIQDNGGGIKIEPLERIFEPYVSTKEQNEGTGIGLYMAKLIIEKSMRGKLEAKNENGGAIFTIELEKGFKEALGGSPL, from the coding sequence GTGAAAATTATTAAAGAGAGCAATATCTCCAATATCATTATCTTTAGTACCATCTTTATTATCAGCTCTTTGATGCTGTTCAACGGCTACTTTTTTATTACAAAACAGTATGAAATTTTACAAGCACAAATTGAGGATAGTAAGAAAACCTTTGTTGAAAGTAAACGTAATGTCCTCAAACGTGAAGTTGATGCCATTATTGAATTTATCGAATTCAAAAAAAATCGTACGAACTTAGCAGATCCCAAAGCGGTTGAAGCCATGAAACGTGAAGTATATGACTGGATTCGTCATATTCGATACGGAGGGCAAGAACATAACTACATTTTTGTCTATCAGGTTGAGCGTATGAGCGGTGGTGACAAATTTGCAAAAATGCTTATCAACCCCAATCGCCCTGATTTGGAAGGCGAATATATTTCCGACGCCTATACCGATGAAAATGGCAAAGCGTTTCGTAAAATATTTTTACAAGATATTCATGAGAAAGGGTATTCTTTTGTAGATTACATATATAAAAAACCTGACAGCCCTATTATTCGCCCTAAAGTTTCATACTTTAAACTCTATAAAGAGTGGAATCTTATTATTGCCGCTGGCGCTTATACCGATGATATCGATAAAGAAATTGACATTGCGAAAGCCGACTTTAAAAAGAAGATGAAGCTTGAAGTTACTTCTGCGGTTATTATCTTTTTACTGTTTGCATTCATCGCCAACACATTTGCCGTTATGTTAGGTAAACGCATAGAGCGATTTTTAAATAATTATCACCGACAAGTTCAGCAAAAAACTCTCGAACTTGAAAATCTCAACCGTACTTTAGAGAGTCGCGTTATAGAAGAAATCAAAAAAAATCGTGAACAAGAACAGCTTCTTATTCAAAAGTCTAAATTTATTGCACTTGGAGAGATGATCAGTAACATTGCACATCAATGGAGACAGCCTCTTTCTCAGCTCTCTGCGCTTTTGATGACACTCAAACTCAAATACAACATGGATAAACTCGATAAAACGGCTATGGAGATTAAATGTATTGAGGCTGAAAATATCGTTGAGTATATGTCTCATACTATTGATGATTTTCGTAACTTCTTTATGCCCAATAAAGACAAAAAAACCTTTAGTATCCAAACCTCTATCGATGAAGTGTTGCGTATCATCGGAATGTCAATTACCAATCAAGAAATTGCTATAGAAGTTAACATTTTACACGATGAGTATATTGTCGGTTATAAAAATGAATATGAACAAGTGATTTTAAACCTTCTCTCAAACGCTAAAGATGCCATCATTGCCTCTGGTAAAAAGGGTGCTAAAATCACGATTAGTCTAGAAAGTGATGAAACAAATGTTCGCCTTATCATTCAAGATAATGGCGGCGGCATCAAAATAGAACCTCTTGAAAGAATCTTTGAGCCATACGTCAGTACGAAAGAACAAAACGAAGGTACAGGAATTGGCCTTTATATGGCAAAACTTATTATCGAAAAGAGTATGAGAGGTAAACTTGAAGCAAAGAATGAAAATGGGGGAGCTATTTTTACGATAGAGTTAGAAAAAGGTTTCAAAGAGGCGCTTGGCGGATCGCCTCTTTGA
- a CDS encoding response regulator transcription factor: protein MDEKMLKKLSPYRVLYAEDDAGVRKNVYELLCLLFKEVYLATDGEEAYELFVKHKPDLIITDIKMPQLSGIDLAKKIRESDNKAHIIIITAYTEVDFMLEAIELSLLRYIVKPITEPKLFDALEKFLQAKEKAHLQELAPDWYYDSMQKIITHHSELYELTKKEAKLIELLLEKDSIITYEEIEQNLWESEYMSLNALRLMIKNLRKKLPEGTLKNIQGIGYKL from the coding sequence ATGGATGAAAAGATGCTAAAAAAGCTTTCTCCTTATAGAGTTTTATATGCAGAAGATGACGCAGGTGTACGTAAAAATGTTTATGAATTGCTCTGCCTTTTGTTCAAAGAAGTTTATCTTGCAACTGATGGCGAAGAAGCGTATGAGCTTTTTGTCAAACATAAACCAGACCTCATTATAACAGATATCAAAATGCCGCAATTAAGTGGTATAGATTTAGCGAAGAAAATTCGTGAAAGTGATAACAAAGCTCATATCATCATCATTACAGCCTATACTGAAGTTGACTTTATGCTTGAAGCGATTGAACTTTCTTTACTTCGCTACATTGTTAAACCTATTACAGAACCTAAACTTTTTGATGCACTTGAAAAATTTTTACAAGCAAAAGAGAAAGCGCATTTACAAGAATTAGCACCTGATTGGTACTATGACTCTATGCAAAAAATCATTACACATCATAGTGAACTTTATGAACTTACAAAAAAAGAAGCAAAATTAATCGAACTTCTTTTGGAAAAAGATTCTATTATTACATATGAAGAAATAGAGCAAAATTTGTGGGAAAGCGAATACATGAGCCTTAACGCATTGCGTCTTATGATTAAAAACTTGAGAAAAAAACTACCAGAGGGTACTTTGAAAAATATACAAGGGATCGGCTACAAACTGTAG
- a CDS encoding TRAP transporter substrate-binding protein produces the protein MTKLLKIMVATTLLVSSAIAAEYTIKLTHVVSPNTPKGMGADFFAKRVGELTNGRVEVVVFPNSQLYGDGEEIKALKLGNVHIAMPSFSKFTNIVPEMQLFDLPFIFRDKEHLYKVLDGEVGQILKDKVTAKGFVALDYWDAGFKQLSSNKKAILMPKDAEGQKFRVMNSHVLEAQFKAVGANPQVLPFSKVYSALQQGAVDGTENPLSNFYTKKFYEVQTDLTLSNHGYLGYLVIMSESFWKKFPADLKPMILQAMKEATEYERKLAAQDDDEMLTKLNEYAKTSVNFKIHTLSQEQKVAWQKEMDAIYPQFYSVIGEDLIKKVQAVK, from the coding sequence ATGACTAAATTGCTGAAAATTATGGTAGCTACAACGCTTCTTGTCTCATCTGCGATTGCAGCAGAATATACGATTAAATTAACGCATGTTGTTAGTCCAAACACTCCTAAAGGTATGGGAGCTGACTTTTTTGCAAAACGAGTTGGTGAACTTACAAATGGTAGAGTAGAGGTTGTTGTCTTTCCAAACTCTCAATTATATGGCGATGGTGAAGAGATAAAAGCACTTAAACTTGGGAATGTACACATTGCGATGCCGAGCTTTTCAAAATTTACAAATATTGTTCCTGAAATGCAGCTTTTCGATCTTCCATTTATTTTTAGAGACAAAGAGCATCTTTATAAAGTCTTAGATGGTGAAGTTGGGCAAATCCTCAAAGATAAGGTTACCGCAAAAGGGTTTGTAGCCCTTGATTATTGGGATGCAGGTTTTAAACAGCTTTCTTCTAATAAAAAAGCTATTTTGATGCCAAAGGATGCGGAAGGACAAAAATTTCGTGTTATGAATTCTCATGTTCTAGAAGCACAATTTAAAGCGGTTGGCGCAAATCCTCAAGTGTTACCATTTTCAAAAGTCTACTCAGCATTGCAACAAGGTGCAGTAGATGGCACTGAAAATCCACTTTCAAACTTTTATACTAAAAAGTTTTATGAAGTTCAAACAGATCTAACACTTTCAAATCATGGTTATCTTGGTTATTTGGTGATTATGAGTGAAAGTTTTTGGAAAAAATTTCCAGCGGATTTGAAACCAATGATTCTTCAAGCGATGAAAGAAGCAACAGAATACGAAAGAAAACTAGCCGCTCAAGATGATGACGAAATGCTTACAAAGCTAAATGAGTATGCAAAAACTTCTGTAAATTTTAAAATTCATACATTAAGTCAAGAGCAAAAAGTAGCATGGCAAAAAGAAATGGATGCAATTTATCCACAATTTTATAGTGTTATAGGTGAGGATCTTATCAAAAAAGTTCAAGCTGTAAAATAA
- a CDS encoding OprD family outer membrane porin, protein MKLAKLSLAAMVVAGLASSSFAADTLADAFKNGKVSGELRAWYFDREGSATANNAAAKAINSDIFNTGVVLGYVTDSFYGFKLGATFQSNYAAFADGSLSQAGTAKSDFKADEYGSGAVLSEAYVEYSIGKTTAKVGRQFISTPLVNGSGSRMIKQAFEGAVVTNTDLPQTTLAAGVVTKYQARTDSAGNVGKFVTLDSMSASVGEGDYAYTLLAINKSIPGTTLTAQWAEIVNLVDMYYAEAAYAGKAGEFTYGLAANYQMADWEGNADEGTMYGAKLSLGFADFNTYVAYTKITDDNTVAGIDGGAGLGGGAQTAFAKAYSSKTGTYDRDTKAYSVDANYNFKQIGLLAGARYTSVSVDSAAVGLQDRVYTDIYAIYNFTGALKGLQADVSYQDWSKDVDGHDFWFKANYKF, encoded by the coding sequence ATGAAATTAGCTAAACTTAGCTTGGCGGCTATGGTAGTTGCAGGTCTTGCATCTAGCTCTTTTGCGGCAGACACTCTTGCTGACGCATTTAAAAACGGTAAAGTATCTGGTGAGTTGAGAGCATGGTACTTCGATAGAGAAGGATCTGCAACAGCTAATAATGCTGCTGCAAAAGCGATTAATTCTGACATTTTTAATACTGGTGTTGTTCTTGGTTATGTAACTGATAGTTTTTATGGTTTTAAATTAGGTGCTACATTCCAATCAAACTATGCAGCATTCGCTGATGGTTCATTATCTCAAGCTGGAACAGCAAAAAGTGATTTTAAAGCAGATGAATATGGCTCAGGTGCAGTTCTTTCAGAAGCTTATGTAGAATATTCAATTGGCAAAACAACAGCAAAAGTTGGTCGTCAGTTTATTTCTACTCCACTTGTTAATGGTTCTGGATCACGTATGATTAAACAAGCATTTGAAGGTGCTGTTGTAACAAATACAGATCTTCCACAAACAACATTGGCAGCTGGTGTTGTAACTAAATACCAAGCAAGAACAGATAGTGCTGGTAATGTAGGTAAATTTGTAACTCTTGATAGCATGAGTGCCTCAGTTGGTGAAGGTGATTATGCATATACATTGCTCGCAATTAATAAGTCAATTCCTGGTACAACTTTGACAGCTCAATGGGCGGAAATTGTCAATTTAGTTGATATGTATTATGCAGAAGCTGCGTATGCAGGTAAGGCTGGCGAATTTACTTATGGTTTAGCAGCGAACTATCAGATGGCTGATTGGGAAGGTAATGCTGATGAAGGTACAATGTATGGTGCGAAGTTAAGCTTAGGCTTTGCAGATTTTAATACCTACGTTGCTTATACTAAAATTACTGATGACAATACAGTTGCAGGCATTGATGGTGGCGCAGGTTTAGGCGGTGGTGCTCAAACTGCATTTGCAAAAGCGTATTCAAGTAAAACAGGAACATATGACAGAGATACTAAAGCGTATTCTGTTGATGCAAATTATAACTTTAAACAAATTGGCTTATTAGCTGGTGCTAGATATACAAGTGTATCTGTAGATTCTGCAGCTGTAGGTTTACAAGATAGAGTTTATACAGATATTTATGCTATTTATAATTTTACTGGTGCACTTAAAGGTCTTCAAGCAGATGTCTCTTACCAAGACTGGTCAAAAGATGTTGATGGACACGATTTCTGGTTTAAAGCTAACTACAAATTTTAA
- a CDS encoding OprD family outer membrane porin, translating into MKLAKLSLVAIVVAGFTSSSFAADTLADAFKNGKVNGELKAWYFDRDNGAASGTTHENILSTGVMLNYVTDALMGFRAGVTFQSNYAPFADGAAGVNGSKDMYKGDMYGSGAVLSEAYLGYAIGKTDVKIGRQFISTPLVSGSGSRMVKESFEGATLVNTDIPQTTLIAGYVNKFQGRTSTLENTTDYGSIGDFSKVYALSTGKGASVSKAYIDDAYTAGIINKSITGLTLTGQYALANDVAHLGDASIYHLEANYVIPMNGFKLGFDAMYRASSTDSALDSYLLQGSYLGGRISINELAGFGISFAMATSDKSDDLIAGLGNGPDSTYTGSILTSSHSYARDTNSYQGKISYDFTNVGISGLSTYVIYAVADQGSAQTSGDWKDAAVDLTYAFSGALKGFTASLQYENNKNDKGTAATVTSEEYRFRANYKF; encoded by the coding sequence ATGAAATTAGCTAAACTTAGCTTGGTGGCAATAGTTGTTGCTGGATTTACATCTAGCTCATTTGCAGCAGATACACTTGCTGATGCATTCAAAAATGGTAAAGTAAATGGTGAGCTTAAAGCTTGGTACTTTGATAGAGACAATGGCGCAGCGAGTGGCACAACACATGAGAATATCTTAAGTACAGGTGTAATGTTAAATTATGTCACAGATGCTTTAATGGGCTTTAGAGCTGGTGTAACATTTCAGTCAAATTATGCTCCTTTTGCTGATGGAGCTGCTGGAGTCAATGGTTCTAAAGATATGTACAAAGGTGATATGTATGGTTCAGGTGCAGTTCTTTCAGAAGCATATTTAGGTTATGCAATTGGCAAAACAGATGTCAAAATTGGCCGTCAATTTATCTCTACACCGTTAGTCAGTGGTAGTGGCTCTCGTATGGTAAAAGAGTCATTTGAAGGTGCAACTCTTGTAAATACTGATATACCTCAAACAACATTAATAGCAGGATATGTTAATAAGTTTCAAGGTAGAACAAGTACATTAGAAAATACAACAGATTATGGTAGTATTGGTGATTTTAGTAAGGTATATGCTCTCTCAACTGGCAAAGGTGCCTCTGTAAGCAAAGCATATATTGACGATGCTTATACTGCAGGTATTATTAATAAATCAATTACTGGATTAACATTAACAGGACAATATGCTCTTGCTAATGATGTTGCACATCTTGGCGATGCGAGCATTTATCACTTAGAAGCAAATTATGTTATCCCAATGAATGGTTTTAAATTAGGCTTTGATGCAATGTATCGTGCTTCATCTACAGATTCTGCACTTGATAGCTACTTACTTCAAGGTAGTTACTTAGGCGGTAGAATTAGTATTAATGAACTTGCTGGATTTGGTATTAGTTTTGCAATGGCAACAAGTGATAAAAGTGATGATTTAATTGCAGGACTTGGTAATGGACCAGATAGTACCTATACTGGCAGTATTTTAACATCAAGTCATTCATATGCTAGAGATACTAACTCTTATCAAGGTAAAATTTCTTACGATTTTACAAATGTAGGAATCAGTGGATTGAGTACATATGTCATTTATGCTGTTGCTGATCAAGGATCTGCTCAAACTAGTGGAGATTGGAAAGATGCAGCTGTTGATTTAACATATGCATTTTCTGGTGCGCTTAAAGGATTTACAGCATCATTGCAATACGAAAATAATAAAAATGACAAAGGAACAGCGGCTACTGTAACCTCAGAAGAATATAGATTTAGAGCAAATTATAAATTCTAA